The Neoarius graeffei isolate fNeoGra1 chromosome 12, fNeoGra1.pri, whole genome shotgun sequence genome window below encodes:
- the mrm3b gene encoding rRNA methyltransferase 3B, mitochondrial has translation MAALMRSVCTFLEPTLTVRISGRYVRTVRRRSPTIPSSFSEEADWINLKSGVKDEQVKGAEGLKHAGSPSALESMREENQRNAGQKHKDTARNVSESHPEKRTSRKASLACALGSKPPCFPQMEGLRYEKAQPDDRRVLRLVNLARSKKLREQQGKILLEGRRLISDGLASGASPLTVFFSTVERLQELPVNKLAKTSLVKVKLEDVQIWPDLDAAVDMIAIFKRPEVSQMSFSEKKCGKALPLTLICDNVRDPGNLGATLRCAAAAGCHSVLLSTGCVDVWEPKVLRAAMGAHFCLPIIPSLSWSDIQTHLPPNTTVHVADNSSSSMTELEHTGTPRRQKKAGEYGWVNSRRMSRKACDEDEDEDDKVARSRQAGPDLETQPYHMSWTGSHTAIVIGGETHGLSQEALQLAEETRGRRLLIPMVRGVDSLNAAMAASVLLFEGRRQLNANSSFTGTYTTDHV, from the exons ATGGCGGCGCTCATGAGAAGTGTGTGTACATTCCTGGAACCGACTCTGACTGTCAGGATCAGTGGCCGATATGTGCGCACAGTGAGGCGCAGATCACCTACCATTCCGTCTTCTTTTTCTGAGGAGGCGGACTGGATAAACTTGAAGTCAGGAGTGAAAGATGAGCAGGTTAAAGGCGCAGAGGGACTCAAACATGCAGGTTCTCCTTCAGCCCTGGAGTCCATGCGGGAAGAGAACCAGAGAAATGCGGGTCAGAAACACAAGGACACGGCGAGGAACGTTTCAGAGTCACATCCTGAGAAAAGAACGAGTAGAAAAGCAAGTCTTGCTTGTGCTTTGGGTTCTAAACCTCCTTGTTTTCCCCAAATGGAAGGTTTGCGGTATGAAAAGGCGCAGCCTGATGATAGGAGAGTGCT ACGTCTGGTGAACTTGGCTCGGTCGAAGAAGCTTCGTGAGCAGCAAGGCAAAATCCTCCTGGAAGGAAGACgtctcatttctgatgggctggcTTCAGGGGCTTCACCGCTCACCGTCTTCTTTAGCACAGTGGAGAGACTTCAGGAGCTTCCTGTAAACAAACTCGCAAAAACCAGTTTAGTCAAGGTCAAACTGGAGGACGTCCAAATCTGGCCTGATCTTGACGCGGCAGTCGATATGATAG CTATCTTCAAACGTCCAGAGGTGTCCCAGATGTCATTTTCTGAGAAGAAATGTGGGAAGGCATTGCCTTTGACGCTCATCTGTGATAATGTACGGGATCCAGGCAACCTGGGTGCGACGTTACGCTGTGCCGCTGCTGCTGGATGCCACAGTGTGCTGCTCAGTACAG GTTGTGTGGACGTCTGGGAGCCTAAGGTCCTCCGTGCTGCCATGGGCGCCCATTTTTGCCTTCCCATCATCCCGAGCCTGTCCTGGTCTGATATACAGACTCATCTTCCTCCAAATACAACTGTCCACGTGGCTGACAACTCGAGCAGCTCCATGACCGAGCTGGAACACACAGGAACACCTCGGCGGCAAAAAAAAGCTGGAGAGTATGGATGGGTCAACAGCCGCCGTATGTCCAGGAAAGCGTGTGATGAAGATGAGGATGAAGACGACAAGGTGGCCCGGTCGAGGCAGGCAGGCCCAGATTTAGAGACACAGCCTTATCATATGAGTTGGACTGGTAGCCACACGGCCATCGTGATTGGTGGAGAGACTCACGGTTTGAGCCAGGAAGCCTTGCAGTTGGCTGAGGAAACGAGGGGGCGGAGATTATTGATCCCCATGGTGCGAGGAGTGGACAGTCTGAATGCTGCCATGGCTGCGAGTGTGCTGCTGTTTGAGGGAAGGAGACAACTGAATGCCAACAGTTCATTCACTGGGACTTACACGACAGaccacgtttaa